A genomic segment from Perca flavescens isolate YP-PL-M2 chromosome 13, PFLA_1.0, whole genome shotgun sequence encodes:
- the LOC114566359 gene encoding lysine-specific demethylase 6B isoform X1, with the protein MYHPAELYSGRNTWVSYQAGGPNRGQWAPVNSRQWSHTERCQGGRNQSHPASSRLYNRGERTVSHVQDKGTSRGHRQPLRLWDGKEAFEAQNWHHNSTRSFHNRAGTNSGYLTGPEERYTNWDSSVSNSVHGGPRLHRNNRELQSPPPERWAHSDCRRSFPDRMINNRPGPWKRPALHQRRDPLHQHSLPPLHPLSPREECPAKRKRDSGPDQVEFGDFTESSHPGSRHLPILAHRCNQDDWKPLSDRSGHSHHSDYRTSTTQQQENSKLRAGGHGFSNSHLAAPNQSCGSRPPHHGSRGKVDRKISSSPADHTCVPYSHQNHHYHYQRHTGHPRALQHNPQLHPLEEKDSWSHHHKQSTEPQRIHQRGNSRDPALSKSAVADSPPYSSLLCSPNAGDSTASSSPRAPSSPSPYTVAGGRKDPLIIRQCSPGLSGQQKLQGSPNRTPRPSLTSTTSLTSHAGAKSRFSDVKYRKASQPLCSRQSTHSRSRANKPEKESEEHKKAEKLVKKERKGEERKRRKKKEEKRLAEKQKKRDKAARRERKLGLKTKVTENEMFASNSSGEAKMSKTKTTTVSPENPCQSAPKHKHRERSERAERTHRPSTNTPHPSCTSQPSSKSGNHKMPKKNGSPPKLPVRKQRIQSLPRNTRPIQTIVSPRSEDQPQAKPDDPLPSLLFKALAPLSRACYISLEQPIHGKDAGQGGVLNAPDLQPVGHLREMDDNLANTPPVLSWQGSPVSTLGEDEEELEKGVISRPVLQPSPTQCFSPPPPLVDSDDTNKEACESPAADYSHDGVSEVGDLPRATEQVGEDEKDEEVDSGGETSGSLLCELRHHKTGLDDVFQSLANFLGGQRVACRGGPFGGPPAGTNGGVKYSSSFELGPEIHEHQDFSPTSEATASSTPGNQSPTHTTSDTLLESHSPTHLGEPVADSLAQEKQEEIETDIKEEQEGVDVEILTESTESSLLDGSLSAKLRLTTTHAASFTSLITVSTKEERVPSEETKCISTNRKRKRKAKEGEIKIKIKTEESSIVCPKNKAKIDGTKGQIPQENLTPHGIHIQKEKVDTGNAEVKMITEKKKKEDVSELENNSAAGNTNTQTSKSASTVSSATINTSKSCVSNPASKPPCSLAPVDPLKLKALSMGLCKELKILLIKVESVGRQTFNISEMKEQRIPLSKISIKNTGAEVIRACKGTRVKGKFKESFLLPAFSVKPKIASEIPIPREKLNPPTPSIYLESKRDAFSPVLLQFCTDPKNAVTVIRGLAGSLRLNLGLFSTKSLVEANAEHAVEVRTQVQQPADENWDPCGSTQTWPCESSRSHTTIAKYALYQASSFQESLQEEKESENEEEGEQAKSSDTSATTKAALTSGNRKSSSASTKACSATILSKAQPVHANSTPSSEQKASGKIIKFGTNIDLSDPKRWKPQLQELLKLPAFMRVESSNNMLSHVGHTILGMNTVQLYMKVPGSRTPGHQENNNFCSVNINIGPGDCEWFAVHEHYWEAINDFCEKHGVDYLTGSWWPVLEDLYSSNIPVYRFIQRPGDLVWINAGTVHWVQAVGWCNNIAWNVGPLNSYQYQLTLERYEWNAVKKVKSIVPMIHVSWNVARTIKITNQDTYKMIKHCLLQSIKHIQILRDQLVAAGKKICYQSRMKDEPAYYCNECDVEVFNLMFVTSENSSKKSYMVHCEDCARAKSRSLAGVVVLEQYRIEELMRTYDTFTLAPSPSSK; encoded by the exons CATGGCGGCCCTCGCCTGCATCGCAACAACCGAGAACTCCAATCCCCACCACCGGAGAGATGGGCCCACTCCGACTGCCGCAGGAGCTTTCCAGACAGAATGATAAACAACAGACCAGGACCCTGGAAACGGCCAGCCCTTCACCAGCGGAGAGACCCGCTGCACCAGCACAGTCTCCCTCCACTGCACCCGTTATCCCCAAGGGAAGAGTGTCCAGCCAAGAGGAAAAGGGACTCTGGCCCTGATCAGGTAGAGTTTGGTGACTTTACAGAG TCATCTCATCCTGGGTCAAGGCATTTACCTATACTTGCCCACCGCTGCAACCAAGATGACTGGAAGCCTCTTAGTGACAGATCGGGTCATAGCCACCACTCTGACTACAGGACCTCAACAACACAGCAACAG GAAAACTCTAAACTGCGAGCTGGAGGACACGGCTTCAGTAACAGTCACCTAGCGGCTCCAAACCAGAGTTGTGGCAGCAGACCACCACATCACGGGAGCAGGGGGAAGGTCGACCGGAAAATCTCATCTTCACCAGCAGACCACACCTGCGTGCCTTACAGCCACCAAAACCACCATTACCACTATCAACGGCACACAGGCCACCCCAGAGCCCTACAGCACAACCCGCAGCTACACCCTCTGGAGGAGAAGGACTCATGGAGCCATCACCACAAACAAAGCACA GAACCTCAGCGCATTCATCAAAGGGGCAATTCCCGGGATCCAGCCCTCTCCAAGTCTGCTGTTGCAGACTCCCCTCCCTATTCCTCCCTCCTCTGCAGCCCTAACGCTGGAGATTCTACTGCAAGCAGCAGTCCACGAGCTCCTTCCAGTCCCTCTCCATACACAGTGGCCGGTGGCAGAAAAGATCCACTAATCATTCGTCAGTGTAGTCCTGGCCTCAGTGGACAGCAGAAACTGCAGGGAAGCCCTAATCGCACCCCGAGACCTAGCCTGACATCCACCACGTCTCTCACATCTCACGCCGGTGCAAAATCCAGGTTTTCAGACGTCAAATATCGAAAGGCCTCGCAGCCCCTCTGCTCGCGACAGTCCACCCACAGCAGATCAAGAGCGAACAAGCCCGAGAAGGAGTCGGAAGAACACAAAAAAGCCGAGAAGCTGgtgaaaaaggagagaaaaggcgaagagagaaagaggcggaagaaaaaagaggaaaaaaggttggCCGAGAAACAAAAGAAGAGGGACAAAGCAGCAAGGAGGGAAAGAAAGTTAGGCTTGAAAACGAAAGTCacagaaaatgaaatgtttgcTTCCAACTCTTCAGGAGAGGCCAAGATGAGTAAAACGAAGACTACAACCGTGTCCCCAGAGAATCCATGCCAGTCGGCGCCCAAACACAAGCACAGGGAGAGGAGTGAGCGAGCGGAGAGGACACACAGGCCATCCACAAATACTCCTCATCCCAGCTGCACATCGCAACCATCCTCAAAATCCGGAAATCATAAAATGCCCAAGAAGAATGGCAGTCCCCCAAAACTGCCTGTCAGGAAACAACGAATCCAGTCTCTTCCCAGGAACACCAGACCCATCCAGACCATCGTCTCACCCCGATCAGAAGACCAACCACAGGCGAAGCCCGATGACCCACTCCCCTCCCTTTTATTTAAAGCCTTGGCGCCTCTCAGTAGAGCATGTTATATTAGCTTAGAGCAGCCCATCCATGGCAAAGACGCTGGGCAGGGAGGGGTTCTCAACGCTCCAGACCTACAGCCTGTGGGACATTTGAGGGAAATGGACGACAACCTTGCGAATACCCCTCCTGTTCTCAGCTGGCAGGGCTCTCCAGTATCAACTCTGGGAGAAGACGAAGAGGAGCTAGAAAAGGGAGTGATAAGTAGACCCGTTCTTCAGCCCAGCCCCACCCAGTGCTTCTCTCCGCCTCCTCCGCTTGTCGACAGCGACGATACCAATAAGGAGGCTTGTGAAAGCCCAGCGGCTGATTACTCCCACGATGGCGTGTCCGAAGTCGGCGATCTGCCTCGCGCGACGGAACAAGTTGGCGAGGACGAAAAGGACGAAGAGGTGGACAGCGGCGGGGAAACCTCCGGCTCTCTTCTCTGTGAGCTTCGCCACCACAAAACCGGTTTGGATGATGTCTTCCAGAGCCTGGCCAACTTTCTCGGAGGCCAGAGAGTCGCGTGTCGAGGCGGTCCATTTGGGGGGCCTCCCGCTGGCACCAACGGAGGAGTGAAGTACTCCTCTTCTTTTGAACTGGGGCCGGAGATTCATGAGCATCAGGATTTCTCCCCCACATCAGAAGCTACAGCATCGTCCACGCCCGGTAATCAGTCACCAACTCACACTACCTCAGACACGCTTTTGGAATCCCACAGTCCGACACATCTGGGGGAGCCTGTCGCGGACTCCTTGGCGCAGGAGAAGCAGGAAGAAATTGAGACCGACATAAAAGAGGAACAAGAGGGTGTGGATGTGGAGATCCTCACTGAGAGTACAGAGTCATCTCTTTTGGACGGGTCGCTGAGTGCAAAGCTGAGACTGACCACAACACATGCAGCCTCTTTCACCAGCCTCATCACGGTCTCTACCAAAGAAGAGAGAGTACCAAGCGAAGAGACAAAATGCATAAGTACAAACCGAAAGAGAAAACGAAAGGCTAAGGAGGGAGAGATCAAGATTAAGATAAAGACAGAAGAAAGCAGCATCGTCTGTCCTAAAAACAAAGCGAAGATAGATGGCACGAAGGGCCAGATTCCTCAGGAAAATCTAACCCCACATGGCATACACatccaaaaagaaaaagtggaCACGGGGAACGCTGAGGTAAAGATGAtaacggagaagaagaagaaggaagatGTCAGTGAGTTAGAAAATAACTCCGCAGCTGGAAACACAAACACCCAGACCTCAAAATCAGCATCAACTGTGTCAAGTGCAACAATCAATACGTCCAAATCATGTGTTTCCAACCCAGCGAGCAAGCCTCCCTGCTCATTAGCTCCAGTTGACCCGCTCAAACTGAAGGCATTGTCCATGGGCTTGTGTAAGGAGCTGAAGATCCTCTTGATTAAAGTGGAGAGTGTCGGaagacaaacattcaacatatCAGAGATGAAAGAGCAAAGAATCCCACTTTCCAAGATCAGTATTAAAAACACGGGCGCTGAAGTGATCAGAGCTTGCAA GGGGACGAGGGTGAAGGGCAAATTCAAGGAGTCCTTCCTGCTTCCCGCCTTCTCTGTTAAACCTAAAATTGCCTCAGAGATCCCGATTCCTCGTGAAAAGCTTAACCCTCCGACACCAAGCATCTAT TTGGAGAGCAAGAGGGACGCATTCTCTCCAGTTCTGCTACAGTTCTGCACTGATCCCAAAAATGCAGTCACTGTCATCAGAGGCCTTGCTGGCTCCCTCCGCCTTA ACCTTGGTCTGTTCTCCACCAAATCTCTGGTGGAGGCCAATGCGGAGCATGCAGTGGAAGTGAGGACTCAGGTTCAGCAGCCCGCTGATGAGAACTGGGATCCCTGTGGTTCCACGCAGACGTGGCCCTGCGAAAGCAGCCGCTCACACACCACCATCGCCAAATACGCTCTGTACCAGGCCTCCAGCTTCCAGGAGAGCCTGCAG gaggagaaggagagcgagaatgaagaggaaggagagcAGGCCAAGTCTTCAGACACATCAGCCACCACAAAAGCTGCCCTGACATCAGGCAACCGTAAAAGCAGCTCTGCTTCGACTAAAGCCTGTTCTGCTACCATCCTAAGCAAAGCCCAACCTGTTCATGCCAACAGCACACCCAG CTCAGAGCAAAAAGCATCTGGAAAAATCATTAAATTCGGGACCAATATTGATCTCTCTGACCCTAAAAG gTGGAAGCCCCAGTTGCAGGAGCTGCTGAAGCTGCCAGCTTTCATGCGTGTGGAATCCAGCAACAACATGCTCAGTCATGTCGGTCACACCATCCTGGGCATGAACACCGTCCAGCTCTACATGAAGGTGCCAGGCAGCCGCACGCCAG GTCATCAAGAGAACAACAATTTCTGCTCCGTGAACATCAATATCGGGCCTGGTGACTGTGAGTGGTTCGCTGTTCACGAGCACTACTGGGAGGCTATCAACGACTTTTGTGAGAA GCATGGAGTAGACTACCTGACGGGGTCCTGGTGGCCAGTCCTGGAAGACCTCTACAGCTCCAACATCCCTGTGTACCGCTTCATTCAGAGACCGGGTGACCTGGTGTGGATTAATGCGGGGACTGTGCACTGGGTCCAGGCGGTGGGCTGGTGCAACAACATCGCCTGGAATGTGGGACCACTCAACT CGTACCAGTATCAACTCACCCTGGAGCGCTATGAGTGGAACGCGGTAAAGAAGGTTAAGTCAATCGTTCCCATGATCCACGTTTCATGGAATGTGGCTCGCACCATCAAGATCACCAACCAAGATACCTACAAGATGATCAA ACACTGCCTGCTGCAGTCCATCAAGCACATCCAGATTCTGAGAGACCAGCTGGTGGCTGCAGGGAAGAAGATCTGTTACCAGAGCCGCATGAAGGACGAGCCAGCCTACTACTGCAATGAGTGTGAC GTGGAGGTGTTTAACCTCATGTTTGTGACAAGTGAGAACAGCAGTAAGAAGAGCTACATGGTGCACTGCGAGGACTGTGCACGAGCTAAGAGCCGATCGCTGGCGGGAGTAGTGGTGCTGGAACAGTATCGGATAGAGGAGCTGATGAGAACCTACGACACCTTCACGCTG gcTCCATCACCCTCTTCAAAGTGA
- the LOC114566359 gene encoding lysine-specific demethylase 6B isoform X3 translates to MYHPAELYSGRNTWVSYQAGGPNRGQWAPVNSRQWSHTERCQGGRNQSHPASSRLYNRGERTVSHVQDKGTSRGHRQPLRLWDGKEAFEAQNWHHNSTRSFHNRAGTNSGYLTGPEERYTNWDSSVSNSVHGGPRLHRNNRELQSPPPERWAHSDCRRSFPDRMINNRPGPWKRPALHQRRDPLHQHSLPPLHPLSPREECPAKRKRDSGPDQVEFGDFTESSHPGSRHLPILAHRCNQDDWKPLSDRSGHSHHSDYRTSTTQQQENSKLRAGGHGFSNSHLAAPNQSCGSRPPHHGSRGKVDRKISSSPADHTCVPYSHQNHHYHYQRHTGHPRALQHNPQLHPLEEKDSWSHHHKQSTEPQRIHQRGNSRDPALSKSAVADSPPYSSLLCSPNAGDSTASSSPRAPSSPSPYTVAGGRKDPLIIRQCSPGLSGQQKLQGSPNRTPRPSLTSTTSLTSHAGAKSRFSDVKYRKASQPLCSRQSTHSRSRANKPEKESEEHKKAEKLVKKERKGEERKRRKKKEEKRLAEKQKKRDKAARRERKLGLKTKVTENEMFASNSSGEAKMSKTKTTTVSPENPCQSAPKHKHRERSERAERTHRPSTNTPHPSCTSQPSSKSGNHKMPKKNGSPPKLPVRKQRIQSLPRNTRPIQTIVSPRSEDQPQAKPDDPLPSLLFKALAPLSRACYISLEQPIHGKDAGQGGVLNAPDLQPVGHLREMDDNLANTPPVLSWQGSPVSTLGEDEEELEKGVISRPVLQPSPTQCFSPPPPLVDSDDTNKEACESPAADYSHDGVSEVGDLPRATEQVGEDEKDEEVDSGGETSGSLLCELRHHKTGLDDVFQSLANFLGGQRVACRGGPFGGPPAGTNGGVKYSSSFELGPEIHEHQDFSPTSEATASSTPGNQSPTHTTSDTLLESHSPTHLGEPVADSLAQEKQEEIETDIKEEQEGVDVEILTESTESSLLDGSLSAKLRLTTTHAASFTSLITVSTKEERVPSEETKCISTNRKRKRKAKEGEIKIKIKTEESSIVCPKNKAKIDGTKGQIPQENLTPHGIHIQKEKVDTGNAEVKMITEKKKKEDVSELENNSAAGNTNTQTSKSASTVSSATINTSKSCVSNPASKPPCSLAPVDPLKLKALSMGLCKELKILLIKVESVGRQTFNISEMKEQRIPLSKISIKNTGAEVIRACKGTRVKGKFKESFLLPAFSVKPKIASEIPIPREKLNPPTPSIYLESKRDAFSPVLLQFCTDPKNAVTVIRGLAGSLRLNLGLFSTKSLVEANAEHAVEVRTQVQQPADENWDPCGSTQTWPCESSRSHTTIAKYALYQASSFQESLQEEKESENEEEGEQAKSSDTSATTKAALTSGNRKSSSASTKACSATILSKAQPVHANSTPRWKPQLQELLKLPAFMRVESSNNMLSHVGHTILGMNTVQLYMKVPGSRTPGHQENNNFCSVNINIGPGDCEWFAVHEHYWEAINDFCEKHGVDYLTGSWWPVLEDLYSSNIPVYRFIQRPGDLVWINAGTVHWVQAVGWCNNIAWNVGPLNSYQYQLTLERYEWNAVKKVKSIVPMIHVSWNVARTIKITNQDTYKMIKHCLLQSIKHIQILRDQLVAAGKKICYQSRMKDEPAYYCNECDVEVFNLMFVTSENSSKKSYMVHCEDCARAKSRSLAGVVVLEQYRIEELMRTYDTFTLAPSPSSK, encoded by the exons CATGGCGGCCCTCGCCTGCATCGCAACAACCGAGAACTCCAATCCCCACCACCGGAGAGATGGGCCCACTCCGACTGCCGCAGGAGCTTTCCAGACAGAATGATAAACAACAGACCAGGACCCTGGAAACGGCCAGCCCTTCACCAGCGGAGAGACCCGCTGCACCAGCACAGTCTCCCTCCACTGCACCCGTTATCCCCAAGGGAAGAGTGTCCAGCCAAGAGGAAAAGGGACTCTGGCCCTGATCAGGTAGAGTTTGGTGACTTTACAGAG TCATCTCATCCTGGGTCAAGGCATTTACCTATACTTGCCCACCGCTGCAACCAAGATGACTGGAAGCCTCTTAGTGACAGATCGGGTCATAGCCACCACTCTGACTACAGGACCTCAACAACACAGCAACAG GAAAACTCTAAACTGCGAGCTGGAGGACACGGCTTCAGTAACAGTCACCTAGCGGCTCCAAACCAGAGTTGTGGCAGCAGACCACCACATCACGGGAGCAGGGGGAAGGTCGACCGGAAAATCTCATCTTCACCAGCAGACCACACCTGCGTGCCTTACAGCCACCAAAACCACCATTACCACTATCAACGGCACACAGGCCACCCCAGAGCCCTACAGCACAACCCGCAGCTACACCCTCTGGAGGAGAAGGACTCATGGAGCCATCACCACAAACAAAGCACA GAACCTCAGCGCATTCATCAAAGGGGCAATTCCCGGGATCCAGCCCTCTCCAAGTCTGCTGTTGCAGACTCCCCTCCCTATTCCTCCCTCCTCTGCAGCCCTAACGCTGGAGATTCTACTGCAAGCAGCAGTCCACGAGCTCCTTCCAGTCCCTCTCCATACACAGTGGCCGGTGGCAGAAAAGATCCACTAATCATTCGTCAGTGTAGTCCTGGCCTCAGTGGACAGCAGAAACTGCAGGGAAGCCCTAATCGCACCCCGAGACCTAGCCTGACATCCACCACGTCTCTCACATCTCACGCCGGTGCAAAATCCAGGTTTTCAGACGTCAAATATCGAAAGGCCTCGCAGCCCCTCTGCTCGCGACAGTCCACCCACAGCAGATCAAGAGCGAACAAGCCCGAGAAGGAGTCGGAAGAACACAAAAAAGCCGAGAAGCTGgtgaaaaaggagagaaaaggcgaagagagaaagaggcggaagaaaaaagaggaaaaaaggttggCCGAGAAACAAAAGAAGAGGGACAAAGCAGCAAGGAGGGAAAGAAAGTTAGGCTTGAAAACGAAAGTCacagaaaatgaaatgtttgcTTCCAACTCTTCAGGAGAGGCCAAGATGAGTAAAACGAAGACTACAACCGTGTCCCCAGAGAATCCATGCCAGTCGGCGCCCAAACACAAGCACAGGGAGAGGAGTGAGCGAGCGGAGAGGACACACAGGCCATCCACAAATACTCCTCATCCCAGCTGCACATCGCAACCATCCTCAAAATCCGGAAATCATAAAATGCCCAAGAAGAATGGCAGTCCCCCAAAACTGCCTGTCAGGAAACAACGAATCCAGTCTCTTCCCAGGAACACCAGACCCATCCAGACCATCGTCTCACCCCGATCAGAAGACCAACCACAGGCGAAGCCCGATGACCCACTCCCCTCCCTTTTATTTAAAGCCTTGGCGCCTCTCAGTAGAGCATGTTATATTAGCTTAGAGCAGCCCATCCATGGCAAAGACGCTGGGCAGGGAGGGGTTCTCAACGCTCCAGACCTACAGCCTGTGGGACATTTGAGGGAAATGGACGACAACCTTGCGAATACCCCTCCTGTTCTCAGCTGGCAGGGCTCTCCAGTATCAACTCTGGGAGAAGACGAAGAGGAGCTAGAAAAGGGAGTGATAAGTAGACCCGTTCTTCAGCCCAGCCCCACCCAGTGCTTCTCTCCGCCTCCTCCGCTTGTCGACAGCGACGATACCAATAAGGAGGCTTGTGAAAGCCCAGCGGCTGATTACTCCCACGATGGCGTGTCCGAAGTCGGCGATCTGCCTCGCGCGACGGAACAAGTTGGCGAGGACGAAAAGGACGAAGAGGTGGACAGCGGCGGGGAAACCTCCGGCTCTCTTCTCTGTGAGCTTCGCCACCACAAAACCGGTTTGGATGATGTCTTCCAGAGCCTGGCCAACTTTCTCGGAGGCCAGAGAGTCGCGTGTCGAGGCGGTCCATTTGGGGGGCCTCCCGCTGGCACCAACGGAGGAGTGAAGTACTCCTCTTCTTTTGAACTGGGGCCGGAGATTCATGAGCATCAGGATTTCTCCCCCACATCAGAAGCTACAGCATCGTCCACGCCCGGTAATCAGTCACCAACTCACACTACCTCAGACACGCTTTTGGAATCCCACAGTCCGACACATCTGGGGGAGCCTGTCGCGGACTCCTTGGCGCAGGAGAAGCAGGAAGAAATTGAGACCGACATAAAAGAGGAACAAGAGGGTGTGGATGTGGAGATCCTCACTGAGAGTACAGAGTCATCTCTTTTGGACGGGTCGCTGAGTGCAAAGCTGAGACTGACCACAACACATGCAGCCTCTTTCACCAGCCTCATCACGGTCTCTACCAAAGAAGAGAGAGTACCAAGCGAAGAGACAAAATGCATAAGTACAAACCGAAAGAGAAAACGAAAGGCTAAGGAGGGAGAGATCAAGATTAAGATAAAGACAGAAGAAAGCAGCATCGTCTGTCCTAAAAACAAAGCGAAGATAGATGGCACGAAGGGCCAGATTCCTCAGGAAAATCTAACCCCACATGGCATACACatccaaaaagaaaaagtggaCACGGGGAACGCTGAGGTAAAGATGAtaacggagaagaagaagaaggaagatGTCAGTGAGTTAGAAAATAACTCCGCAGCTGGAAACACAAACACCCAGACCTCAAAATCAGCATCAACTGTGTCAAGTGCAACAATCAATACGTCCAAATCATGTGTTTCCAACCCAGCGAGCAAGCCTCCCTGCTCATTAGCTCCAGTTGACCCGCTCAAACTGAAGGCATTGTCCATGGGCTTGTGTAAGGAGCTGAAGATCCTCTTGATTAAAGTGGAGAGTGTCGGaagacaaacattcaacatatCAGAGATGAAAGAGCAAAGAATCCCACTTTCCAAGATCAGTATTAAAAACACGGGCGCTGAAGTGATCAGAGCTTGCAA GGGGACGAGGGTGAAGGGCAAATTCAAGGAGTCCTTCCTGCTTCCCGCCTTCTCTGTTAAACCTAAAATTGCCTCAGAGATCCCGATTCCTCGTGAAAAGCTTAACCCTCCGACACCAAGCATCTAT TTGGAGAGCAAGAGGGACGCATTCTCTCCAGTTCTGCTACAGTTCTGCACTGATCCCAAAAATGCAGTCACTGTCATCAGAGGCCTTGCTGGCTCCCTCCGCCTTA ACCTTGGTCTGTTCTCCACCAAATCTCTGGTGGAGGCCAATGCGGAGCATGCAGTGGAAGTGAGGACTCAGGTTCAGCAGCCCGCTGATGAGAACTGGGATCCCTGTGGTTCCACGCAGACGTGGCCCTGCGAAAGCAGCCGCTCACACACCACCATCGCCAAATACGCTCTGTACCAGGCCTCCAGCTTCCAGGAGAGCCTGCAG gaggagaaggagagcgagaatgaagaggaaggagagcAGGCCAAGTCTTCAGACACATCAGCCACCACAAAAGCTGCCCTGACATCAGGCAACCGTAAAAGCAGCTCTGCTTCGACTAAAGCCTGTTCTGCTACCATCCTAAGCAAAGCCCAACCTGTTCATGCCAACAGCACACCCAG gTGGAAGCCCCAGTTGCAGGAGCTGCTGAAGCTGCCAGCTTTCATGCGTGTGGAATCCAGCAACAACATGCTCAGTCATGTCGGTCACACCATCCTGGGCATGAACACCGTCCAGCTCTACATGAAGGTGCCAGGCAGCCGCACGCCAG GTCATCAAGAGAACAACAATTTCTGCTCCGTGAACATCAATATCGGGCCTGGTGACTGTGAGTGGTTCGCTGTTCACGAGCACTACTGGGAGGCTATCAACGACTTTTGTGAGAA GCATGGAGTAGACTACCTGACGGGGTCCTGGTGGCCAGTCCTGGAAGACCTCTACAGCTCCAACATCCCTGTGTACCGCTTCATTCAGAGACCGGGTGACCTGGTGTGGATTAATGCGGGGACTGTGCACTGGGTCCAGGCGGTGGGCTGGTGCAACAACATCGCCTGGAATGTGGGACCACTCAACT CGTACCAGTATCAACTCACCCTGGAGCGCTATGAGTGGAACGCGGTAAAGAAGGTTAAGTCAATCGTTCCCATGATCCACGTTTCATGGAATGTGGCTCGCACCATCAAGATCACCAACCAAGATACCTACAAGATGATCAA ACACTGCCTGCTGCAGTCCATCAAGCACATCCAGATTCTGAGAGACCAGCTGGTGGCTGCAGGGAAGAAGATCTGTTACCAGAGCCGCATGAAGGACGAGCCAGCCTACTACTGCAATGAGTGTGAC GTGGAGGTGTTTAACCTCATGTTTGTGACAAGTGAGAACAGCAGTAAGAAGAGCTACATGGTGCACTGCGAGGACTGTGCACGAGCTAAGAGCCGATCGCTGGCGGGAGTAGTGGTGCTGGAACAGTATCGGATAGAGGAGCTGATGAGAACCTACGACACCTTCACGCTG gcTCCATCACCCTCTTCAAAGTGA